A stretch of DNA from Chroogloeocystis siderophila 5.2 s.c.1:
AGAAGACAAACAAAGGTTGCTTATTACTCTACTACATCTGACAGCGACTTAGTATGAACGTTATTGCCCTCTATGCTGGTATTGACCAGGCGTGACGCCTACGATGCGTTTGAAGTATCGTGTTAAATGACTTTGATCGGCAAAACCTGTGTTGTCGGCTACTTGGGAAATCGCATTTCCTTGCGCTAAGAGTGTTTTGGCACGCGCAATGCGGATCTGTGTTAAATATTCGTGGGGTGGTAAACCAGTACACTTGCGAAACGTGCGAATCAAGTAAAACGGACTCAAATTAGCAATGCGGGCGATCGCATCTAAGGAAATATTTTCTGTGTACTGTGCTTCTAAGTATTCTCGCACTCGCTGTACAGCATGAGGTTCTTGACTTACGCTACTCCATATTGGGCGTTTTCCAGCGCTACTTCCTCACGCCAAAATTTGATTTTCTCTTGCTTGGCGGCTGCTTTCAAAACGTGACACCTTTACTCAAATTTAATCTTGAGTATATTTTCTAAATGGTTCGCCAATCACGGTTTCTTTTGATGGTTCCTTCGGTGGTGTAGCTGCTGGAAACTCTAATGGTTCGCCAAAGATTGTTTCAATTGCTGTATCGCGGGTTGTTTGTTCGCTAAATGGTGTGGGTTTCGGTTTCGGTTGTGATACAGGTTTTTTCGTTTCTTGTATTGGTGTAGAAACAACTCCTAAGCGAATTTGAATTTGTGGTCCTGATTGTGCTAAACGAATTGTTATGCCATCTCTCACCGGCATTTTTGTAATTCGTCTATCGTCGATAAAAGTGCCATTCGCACCTAAACTGACGATTTCCCAGTTACCGTTAATCTGACGTAACTCGATGTGTTTGCGCGAGACAACAGCGCTATACAATACAACGTCATTATCGGTTGCACGTCCTACGCGGATAACGGATTCGTCC
This window harbors:
- a CDS encoding FHA domain-containing protein; this encodes MITLILLHPLHSTPIQNWTFTDESVIRVGRATDNDVVLYSAVVSRKHIELRQINGNWEIVSLGANGTFIDDRRITKMPVRDGITIRLAQSGPQIQIRLGVVSTPIQETKKPVSQPKPKPTPFSEQTTRDTAIETIFGEPLEFPAATPPKEPSKETVIGEPFRKYTQD
- a CDS encoding helix-turn-helix domain-containing protein gives rise to the protein MREYLEAQYTENISLDAIARIANLSPFYLIRTFRKCTGLPPHEYLTQIRIARAKTLLAQGNAISQVADNTGFADQSHLTRYFKRIVGVTPGQYQHRGQ